From a region of the Coprococcus comes ATCC 27758 genome:
- a CDS encoding DUF1858 domain-containing protein encodes MAVEVTKTMTIGELLQVAPQTAPVLMEVGMHCLGCPASQGESLEEAAMVHGIDADLLIAKINALLAAEA; translated from the coding sequence ATGGCAGTCGAAGTAACAAAAACAATGACAATTGGCGAATTACTTCAGGTAGCTCCACAGACAGCACCGGTTCTTATGGAAGTTGGAATGCATTGTCTTGGATGCCCGGCTTCACAGGGTGAGTCTCTTGAAGAAGCAGCAATGGTTCATGGAATTGATGCAGATCTTCTTATCGCAAAGATCAACGCACTCTTAGCAGCTGAAGCATAG
- a CDS encoding M23 family metallopeptidase produces the protein MNKKQQSSNKRRKRASIGLAVCFAAAIVLTGAYTWRNYRANVKDEQAKIEEEQQAKEEEIKRNTEETSSIAKKALEDEEPVTKEDSQAANTAADGSTENRMDTWETDSTQTAGTAMNLNFGEDSQLLWPVDGNVLMSYSMDKTVYFSTLDQYRYNPAMIISGAVNDNVIAAAPGLVKSIDNFAQTGITVTLDMGNGYECMYGQLKEVQVKVGDYLEAGNVIGYLEIPTKYYSLEGCNLYFEMLKDGQPVNPMDYLAEE, from the coding sequence ATGAATAAAAAGCAGCAGTCCTCTAATAAGAGGAGAAAAAGAGCGTCGATCGGTCTTGCGGTCTGCTTTGCCGCTGCTATTGTGCTTACAGGAGCCTATACATGGAGAAATTACCGGGCAAATGTGAAGGATGAGCAGGCAAAGATCGAGGAAGAACAGCAGGCGAAAGAGGAAGAAATCAAAAGAAATACGGAAGAGACAAGCAGTATTGCAAAGAAAGCGCTGGAAGATGAAGAACCTGTGACAAAAGAGGACAGCCAGGCTGCAAATACGGCAGCAGATGGAAGTACAGAGAACCGGATGGATACATGGGAGACGGACAGCACGCAGACCGCAGGAACGGCAATGAACCTGAATTTCGGGGAGGACAGCCAGCTTCTGTGGCCGGTGGACGGCAATGTGCTGATGAGCTACAGTATGGATAAAACCGTATATTTTTCTACATTGGATCAGTACAGATATAATCCGGCGATGATCATATCCGGTGCGGTGAACGATAACGTGATCGCAGCAGCACCGGGTCTTGTAAAATCCATTGATAACTTTGCGCAGACGGGAATCACGGTGACACTGGATATGGGGAATGGCTACGAGTGCATGTATGGACAGCTCAAGGAAGTGCAGGTGAAAGTCGGTGATTATCTGGAAGCGGGCAATGTGATCGGATATCTGGAGATTCCGACCAAGTATTACAGTCTGGAAGGCTGCAATCTGTATTTCGAGATGTTAAAAGATGGTCAGCCGGTCAATCCGATGGACTATCTGGCTGAAGAATAA
- a CDS encoding NADH peroxidase: MKKFVCTVCGYVYEGEAAPEKCPVCGVGADKFTEVKEGEREWAAEHVVGVAKGVSEDILADLRANFEGECSEVGMYLAMARVAHREGYPEIGLYWEKAAHEEAEHAAKFAELLGEVVTDSTKKNLEMRVEAEHGATAGKFDLAKRAKAANLDAIHDTVHEMARDEARHGKAFEGLLKRYFG, encoded by the coding sequence ATGAAGAAATTTGTTTGTACAGTATGTGGTTATGTATACGAAGGCGAAGCAGCACCGGAGAAATGTCCAGTATGTGGCGTAGGTGCTGACAAGTTCACAGAAGTAAAAGAAGGCGAAAGAGAATGGGCTGCAGAGCATGTAGTTGGAGTAGCTAAAGGCGTAAGCGAAGACATCCTTGCCGACCTCAGAGCAAACTTTGAAGGTGAATGTTCAGAAGTAGGAATGTATCTTGCAATGGCAAGAGTAGCTCACAGAGAAGGCTATCCGGAAATCGGACTTTACTGGGAAAAAGCTGCTCACGAAGAAGCAGAACACGCTGCTAAATTCGCAGAACTTCTTGGCGAAGTTGTAACAGACAGCACAAAGAAGAACCTTGAAATGAGAGTAGAAGCAGAACACGGCGCAACAGCAGGTAAATTCGACCTTGCAAAACGTGCAAAAGCTGCAAACCTCGATGCAATCCATGACACAGTTCATGAAATGGCAAGAGACGAAGCAAGACACGGAAAAGCATTCGAAGGATTACTCAAACGCTACTTTGGCTAA
- a CDS encoding DEAD/DEAH box helicase produces METVRFEEMGLSEEIQKAVRYMGFEEASPIQAKAIPAMISGIDLIGQAQTGTGKTAAFGIPLLEKVDPKLKKLQAIVLCPTRELAIQVADEIRNLSRYMHGIKVLPIYGGQDIVKQIRSLKSGTQIVIGTPGRVMDHMRRKTMKLDFVHTVVLDEADEMLNMGFREDIEFVLSGVPEERQTVLFSATMPKPIMEITKKFQNNAKVIKVTKKELTVPNIEQYYYDVKPKKKEEVLSRLLDIYSPRLSVVFCNTKKQVDLLVNALLGRGYFAAGLHGDMKQEQRDRVMQGFRTGKTEILVATDVAARGIDVDEVEAVFNYDLPQDDEYYVHRIGRTGRAGREGRAFSFVSGKEVYKLKEIQRYCKTKIYAQKVPSLNDVANTKMENILDDVERVIEQEDLDMMINAIEERVNNSEFTAMDMAAAFLKICCGMTEDNKNTEENDWEFGDTGAGEDGMVRLFINIGKKQRVRPGDILGAIAGESGMDGKLIGTIDMYDKYTFVEVPREYAREVLNAMKNVKIKGKTVAVEPANQK; encoded by the coding sequence ATGGAAACAGTTAGATTTGAAGAAATGGGGCTTTCGGAAGAGATTCAGAAAGCAGTAAGATACATGGGATTTGAGGAGGCTTCACCGATTCAGGCGAAGGCGATTCCGGCGATGATTAGCGGGATCGATCTGATCGGGCAGGCACAGACTGGAACCGGTAAGACCGCAGCATTCGGAATCCCGCTTCTGGAAAAGGTAGACCCGAAGCTGAAAAAGCTGCAGGCGATCGTTCTCTGCCCGACCAGAGAGCTTGCAATCCAGGTGGCAGACGAGATCCGCAACCTGTCCAGATATATGCATGGAATCAAGGTTCTGCCGATTTACGGAGGACAGGATATCGTAAAGCAGATCCGTTCCTTAAAGAGTGGAACACAGATCGTCATCGGAACTCCGGGGCGTGTGATGGACCACATGCGCAGAAAGACAATGAAGCTGGATTTTGTACACACGGTTGTGCTTGATGAAGCAGATGAAATGCTGAACATGGGATTCCGTGAGGATATCGAATTTGTATTAAGTGGTGTTCCTGAGGAGCGCCAGACTGTGCTTTTTTCGGCAACCATGCCGAAGCCGATCATGGAGATTACGAAGAAATTCCAGAATAACGCAAAAGTGATCAAAGTTACAAAAAAGGAACTGACTGTTCCGAATATTGAGCAGTATTATTATGATGTAAAGCCGAAGAAGAAAGAGGAAGTTCTTTCCAGACTTCTTGATATTTATTCACCAAGGCTTTCGGTTGTATTCTGTAATACGAAGAAGCAGGTAGATCTTCTGGTAAATGCACTTCTCGGACGCGGATATTTTGCGGCAGGACTTCACGGGGATATGAAGCAGGAACAGAGAGACCGCGTGATGCAGGGATTTCGGACCGGTAAGACAGAGATACTGGTAGCGACGGATGTGGCGGCCCGTGGAATTGATGTAGATGAGGTAGAAGCAGTATTTAATTATGATCTCCCGCAGGATGATGAATATTATGTACACCGTATCGGTCGTACCGGACGAGCAGGACGCGAAGGAAGAGCATTTTCTTTCGTATCAGGAAAAGAAGTTTACAAACTTAAAGAGATCCAGAGATACTGCAAGACGAAGATCTATGCACAGAAAGTTCCGTCACTGAATGACGTTGCGAATACTAAGATGGAAAATATTCTGGATGATGTGGAGCGTGTGATCGAGCAGGAAGATCTGGATATGATGATCAATGCGATCGAAGAACGTGTCAATAATTCTGAATTTACAGCGATGGATATGGCAGCAGCATTTTTGAAGATCTGCTGTGGAATGACAGAGGATAATAAAAATACAGAGGAAAATGACTGGGAATTTGGAGATACCGGTGCAGGTGAGGACGGAATGGTACGTCTGTTCATCAATATTGGTAAGAAGCAGAGAGTACGTCCGGGAGATATTCTTGGTGCGATCGCCGGGGAAAGCGGAATGGATGGAAAGCTGATCGGAACGATTGATATGTATGATAAGTATACATTTGTTGAGGTGCCGAGGGAATATGCCCGTGAGGTACTGAACGCGATGAAGAATGTGAAAATTAAAGGGAAGACGGTGGCTGTGGAGCCGGCGAACCAGAAATAG
- a CDS encoding glycosyl hydrolase family 18 protein, with protein MTNEQRERERRRKAAAARKAAARYEDPGVGYQRRRRARKRRRRVRNVCIALLVIFIVVIGLAGGTIYWIKYGPTKETYDLNKYFGITAKSQMGVTINNEVLDAQAITEGGTAYLSYNFVQDYISDRFYWDSNEHMLLYTLPRDMVKAAADSKDYSVSDTVNSEDYTIVKTEGDTAYIALDFLQKYANFDYEVYKDPARVVITSKFGERQTAKVKDDSQVRILGGVKSPVLEEVKKGDKLTVLEDVSDWKKVCTKSGVVGYIQKSKLKDAKKETISREFEEPDYTGIKKDYKINLVWHQVTSEAANEGIEDALAATKGLNTISPTWFSVTDNSGNISSIASTDYVDYAHQCGLEVWALVDNFDQNVDDMELLSHTSSRENLENQLVNAAFQNGIDGINVDFEQIPTDVGDHYIQFIRELSVLCRVNNLVLSVDNYVPKGYNTHYHREEQGVMADYVIIMGYDEHFAGSYEAGSVASYNYVKEGIEETLRDVPADKVINAVPFYTRLWNETPKTDEERAEDQGTEAESYSMKVTSEALGMEEAAQRVSEAGATVTWDDTAKQNYAEWQGDNDSTYRIWLEDASSLEVKLGLMKDNNLAGTAAWKLGFETSDIWDLIQKYVN; from the coding sequence ATGACCAATGAGCAAAGGGAAAGAGAACGCAGACGCAAAGCTGCGGCAGCAAGAAAAGCTGCTGCAAGATACGAGGATCCGGGCGTAGGTTATCAGAGACGGAGAAGAGCAAGAAAAAGACGTCGCCGTGTCAGAAACGTGTGTATTGCATTGCTGGTGATCTTTATAGTTGTCATTGGGCTTGCCGGTGGAACAATATACTGGATAAAGTATGGGCCGACAAAAGAAACCTATGATTTGAATAAATATTTTGGAATTACGGCAAAGTCGCAGATGGGTGTAACGATCAACAACGAGGTACTGGATGCTCAGGCAATTACAGAAGGCGGAACTGCATATCTGTCTTATAACTTTGTACAGGATTATATCAGCGATCGTTTTTACTGGGATTCCAATGAGCATATGCTTTTGTATACACTGCCGAGAGATATGGTAAAGGCAGCGGCAGACAGTAAGGATTATTCTGTTTCAGATACTGTGAACAGTGAGGATTATACAATTGTAAAGACAGAAGGAGATACAGCATATATTGCACTGGATTTCCTGCAGAAATATGCAAATTTTGACTACGAAGTTTATAAAGATCCGGCAAGAGTCGTGATCACCAGTAAGTTTGGAGAGCGTCAGACGGCAAAGGTTAAGGATGATTCCCAGGTAAGGATTCTGGGAGGTGTAAAAAGTCCGGTGCTCGAAGAAGTGAAAAAGGGAGATAAGCTTACGGTTCTTGAAGATGTAAGTGACTGGAAAAAAGTCTGTACAAAGTCCGGAGTTGTCGGGTATATTCAGAAGTCAAAGCTGAAGGATGCCAAGAAAGAGACAATCTCAAGAGAATTTGAGGAACCGGATTATACAGGAATCAAGAAAGATTACAAGATCAATCTGGTATGGCATCAGGTCACAAGTGAAGCTGCCAACGAAGGGATTGAAGATGCGCTTGCAGCTACAAAAGGACTCAATACGATTTCCCCTACATGGTTCAGTGTAACGGATAATTCCGGAAATATCAGTTCCATTGCAAGTACAGACTATGTGGATTATGCACATCAGTGTGGACTGGAAGTATGGGCGCTGGTTGATAATTTCGACCAGAATGTAGACGATATGGAGCTGCTCAGTCATACTTCAAGCAGGGAGAACCTGGAGAATCAGCTGGTAAATGCAGCATTTCAGAATGGAATTGATGGAATTAACGTGGATTTTGAACAGATACCGACGGATGTCGGAGATCATTACATTCAGTTTATCCGGGAGCTTTCTGTGCTGTGCCGGGTGAACAATCTGGTTCTTTCTGTAGATAATTATGTGCCGAAGGGTTATAACACACATTATCACAGAGAAGAACAGGGGGTTATGGCAGACTATGTGATCATTATGGGATATGATGAACATTTTGCCGGTTCCTATGAAGCAGGTTCTGTGGCATCTTACAATTATGTAAAAGAGGGAATTGAAGAAACCCTGCGGGATGTACCGGCAGATAAGGTGATCAATGCAGTGCCATTCTATACAAGGCTGTGGAATGAGACACCGAAGACGGACGAAGAGCGTGCGGAAGATCAGGGAACCGAGGCTGAAAGCTATTCAATGAAAGTTACCAGCGAAGCACTTGGCATGGAAGAAGCGGCACAGCGGGTAAGCGAAGCCGGAGCAACTGTGACATGGGATGATACGGCGAAGCAGAACTATGCAGAGTGGCAGGGAGATAACGATTCAACTTACAGGATCTGGCTGGAGGATGCTTCTTCACTTGAAGTCAAACTCGGACTTATGAAGGACAATAATCTGGCAGGAACGGCAGCATGGAAACTTGGATTTGAGACTTCCGATATCTGGGATCTGATTCAGAAATATGTAAACTGA
- a CDS encoding N-acetylmuramoyl-L-alanine amidase family protein, giving the protein MNKKISEIVKRGKTIFKSKIKWILALVLLTGCIYGSYTLSRYTEAAQVEAKQAQVILDAGHGGSDPGKIGLNNLLEKDINLAITEKVKKCLEKEKITAELTRKEDKGLGITGDGSKKTEDMQARVKMINETKPVLTVSIHQNSYEDPEIHGAQVFYYSHSREGEAVAKILQESLQEIDPENHRQAKANETYYLLRRTKVPTVIVECGFLTNPEEAEKLSGEEYQEQVAEAVAKGIAKCLEYLNEYGN; this is encoded by the coding sequence TTGAATAAAAAAATCAGTGAAATAGTAAAAAGGGGGAAAACTATTTTCAAGAGCAAAATAAAGTGGATTCTGGCTCTTGTTTTACTGACGGGATGTATTTATGGCAGCTATACATTAAGCAGGTATACCGAGGCGGCTCAGGTGGAGGCAAAGCAGGCTCAGGTAATCCTGGATGCCGGACACGGGGGAAGTGATCCGGGAAAAATCGGGCTGAATAACCTTCTGGAAAAGGATATCAATCTGGCAATTACTGAGAAAGTGAAAAAATGTCTGGAAAAGGAAAAGATAACAGCAGAGCTTACAAGAAAAGAGGATAAAGGGCTTGGAATAACAGGAGACGGAAGTAAAAAGACAGAAGATATGCAGGCAAGAGTGAAGATGATCAACGAGACGAAACCTGTCCTTACAGTGAGTATCCATCAGAACAGCTATGAAGACCCGGAAATTCATGGAGCGCAGGTGTTTTATTACAGCCATTCCCGGGAAGGAGAGGCTGTTGCGAAGATCCTGCAGGAAAGTTTGCAGGAGATTGATCCGGAAAATCACAGGCAGGCAAAAGCAAATGAGACCTATTATCTTCTGAGGCGGACAAAAGTGCCTACGGTGATCGTGGAATGCGGCTTTCTGACTAATCCGGAAGAGGCAGAAAAATTGTCGGGAGAAGAATATCAGGAGCAGGTTGCAGAAGCTGTTGCAAAAGGAATCGCAAAATGTCTGGAATACCTGAACGAGTATGGAAATTAA
- a CDS encoding GIY-YIG nuclease family protein, translating into MNYTYILKCKDETLYTGWTNDIEKRLEAHNAGKGAKYTRSRRPVELVYLEQFETKEEAMRREYAIKHMTRRAKLGLVMSYKETGQ; encoded by the coding sequence ATGAATTATACATATATTTTAAAATGCAAGGATGAAACATTATATACCGGGTGGACGAATGATATTGAAAAGCGTCTGGAAGCGCATAATGCCGGGAAAGGCGCAAAATACACCAGATCCAGGAGACCGGTGGAGCTGGTGTATCTGGAGCAGTTTGAGACAAAGGAAGAGGCGATGCGGCGGGAGTATGCGATCAAGCATATGACGCGGAGGGCGAAGCTTGGGCTGGTGATGAGCTATAAAGAGACGGGGCAGTAG
- a CDS encoding C40 family peptidase: protein MHSNLKKGLFLVTFLGMTVSPGISVMAADGDTAEAAKMPGVGIEAVLKDFYSQNREIKAEDYLVPENKGEYLDMAFANVTSFLYVRSEPTKESEYVGKLYPGYAAKITGPVGEWTAVESGDVTGYVKTEYILTGAEAQTYAENLVTEAQQEGKEEAEAFTYAVSRKSEEAQMTQEVQGNVQQTETTEVSAQPASNGQVIVDYACQFIGNPYVWGGTSLTDGADCSGFVQSVFAHFGISLPRTTYDQINAGVEVSYDQAMPGDLICYDGHIGIYIGNGQIVNAQNPEQGIGISPATYTTILSVRRIV from the coding sequence ATGCATTCAAATCTAAAAAAAGGATTGTTCCTGGTTACTTTTCTGGGGATGACAGTATCTCCGGGAATTTCGGTTATGGCAGCAGATGGGGACACCGCAGAAGCTGCAAAAATGCCGGGCGTAGGGATAGAAGCGGTGTTGAAGGATTTTTATTCTCAGAACAGGGAGATTAAAGCTGAGGATTATCTGGTACCGGAAAATAAGGGCGAGTATTTAGATATGGCATTTGCCAATGTAACGAGTTTTCTGTATGTCAGAAGCGAACCGACAAAGGAAAGTGAATATGTCGGAAAGCTGTATCCGGGATACGCGGCGAAGATCACAGGTCCTGTGGGAGAATGGACGGCAGTCGAGTCGGGAGATGTCACCGGATATGTAAAAACAGAATATATACTGACAGGAGCAGAGGCGCAGACGTATGCGGAGAATCTGGTAACGGAAGCGCAGCAGGAAGGAAAAGAAGAAGCAGAAGCATTTACCTATGCAGTGTCCAGAAAATCTGAAGAAGCGCAGATGACGCAGGAAGTCCAGGGGAATGTACAGCAGACGGAGACTACCGAGGTTTCCGCACAGCCGGCGTCAAATGGACAGGTGATCGTCGATTATGCATGCCAGTTTATTGGGAATCCGTATGTCTGGGGCGGCACAAGTCTGACAGATGGGGCAGACTGTTCCGGATTTGTACAGTCTGTATTTGCACATTTTGGAATCAGTCTTCCACGGACAACGTATGACCAGATCAATGCCGGCGTGGAGGTAAGCTATGATCAGGCGATGCCGGGAGACCTGATCTGTTATGATGGGCACATCGGAATTTATATTGGGAACGGTCAGATCGTCAATGCACAGAACCCGGAACAGGGAATCGGGATTTCACCGGCGACTTATACGACAATTCTTTCAGTAAGAAGAATCGTGTAA
- a CDS encoding L-threonylcarbamoyladenylate synthase, with the protein METIIKKIDRNQIDQVIMEEAGSILKNGGLVAFPTETVYGLGANALDEEAAKKTYAAKGRPSDNPLIVHIARLEDLGAIVESVPLIVDEIAAHFWPGPLTMIFNKNEKVPLGTTGGLETVAVRMPDDEIARELILAGGGYVSAPSANTSGRPSPTTAQHVAEDLSGKIEMILDGGSVDIGVESTILDMTVTPPMILRPGAITKEMLSEVIGEVAVDETLISENSTKAPKAPGMKYRHYAPKAEMIIVDGEPEEAVRAIKQIAYEQVRLGYKVGIIASNESVDQYTTGVVKCIGSRVNEKTVARNLYKVLREFDEEEVDYIYSEAFPEAGIGTAIMNRLGKAAGHHVLQASEITKLQDYRRIVFVSNSANCRAPIAAAILKKQPLFQEYEVCARGLVVLFPEPLNPRAEELLARHHIETEGYETVALSEEEFGEDTLVLAMQDSIKQKIQNDYPGKGQVYTLCEFVNGSKEIPSVYGQTQEQYEQMYELIQGYVKKLANKLNEEAKNKCQMYT; encoded by the coding sequence ATGGAAACAATAATAAAAAAAATAGACAGAAACCAAATAGATCAGGTGATTATGGAAGAAGCCGGTTCAATCCTGAAGAATGGCGGTCTGGTGGCATTTCCGACAGAGACAGTCTACGGACTGGGGGCAAATGCGCTTGATGAGGAGGCAGCGAAAAAGACCTATGCAGCAAAAGGACGCCCGTCAGACAACCCGCTTATCGTCCATATTGCGAGACTGGAGGATCTGGGTGCGATCGTTGAATCTGTACCACTTATTGTAGATGAGATCGCGGCACATTTCTGGCCAGGGCCACTTACGATGATTTTCAATAAGAACGAAAAAGTTCCGCTAGGAACAACCGGTGGTCTGGAAACGGTCGCTGTGCGTATGCCGGATGATGAGATTGCCCGTGAGCTGATTCTTGCAGGAGGCGGATATGTATCAGCACCAAGTGCCAACACATCCGGAAGACCGAGCCCGACGACAGCACAGCATGTGGCAGAGGATTTAAGTGGCAAGATCGAGATGATCCTGGATGGAGGAAGTGTAGATATCGGAGTAGAGTCTACGATTCTGGATATGACGGTGACTCCACCGATGATTCTGAGACCGGGAGCGATCACAAAAGAGATGTTAAGTGAAGTGATCGGTGAGGTGGCTGTGGATGAAACTTTGATTTCAGAGAACAGCACAAAAGCACCGAAAGCACCGGGAATGAAGTACCGTCACTACGCGCCGAAGGCAGAGATGATCATTGTTGACGGAGAGCCTGAAGAGGCTGTTCGGGCGATCAAGCAGATTGCTTACGAGCAGGTAAGACTTGGATATAAGGTGGGGATCATTGCGTCTAATGAATCGGTTGATCAGTATACGACCGGTGTAGTAAAATGCATAGGTTCCCGTGTGAATGAAAAGACGGTTGCGAGAAACCTTTATAAAGTTCTACGTGAATTTGATGAAGAGGAAGTTGATTACATTTACAGTGAAGCATTTCCGGAGGCAGGTATCGGAACTGCGATCATGAACCGGCTGGGCAAAGCAGCAGGACATCATGTACTGCAGGCATCTGAGATCACGAAGCTTCAGGATTACCGCAGGATTGTATTTGTGAGCAACAGCGCGAACTGTCGTGCTCCGATCGCAGCAGCAATTCTGAAAAAGCAGCCGCTTTTCCAGGAATACGAGGTGTGTGCGAGAGGACTTGTGGTTCTCTTCCCGGAGCCACTGAATCCGAGAGCAGAAGAACTTCTGGCGAGACATCATATTGAGACAGAAGGATATGAGACTGTTGCATTATCAGAAGAGGAATTTGGGGAAGATACGCTTGTTCTGGCAATGCAGGACAGTATCAAACAAAAGATACAGAATGATTATCCGGGAAAAGGACAGGTTTATACACTATGTGAATTTGTAAATGGAAGCAAAGAGATTCCGTCTGTATATGGTCAGACACAGGAACAGTATGAGCAGATGTATGAGCTGATCCAGGGGTATGTCAAAAAACTTGCCAATAAGTTAAACGAGGAGGCAAAAAACAAATGTCAAATGTACACGTAA
- the upp gene encoding uracil phosphoribosyltransferase produces the protein MSNVHVMDHPLIQHKIGIIRREETGSKDFRMMIGEIAMLMCYEATRDLKLQDVEIQTPICKMTAKELAGKKLAVVPILRAGLGMVEGMLAMIPAAKVGHIGLFRDPETLEPVEYYCKLPADCEEREVFVVDPMLATGGSCIAAIQMLKNRGVKNIRFMCIIAAPEGVKKLQEAHPDVEVYIGALDEKLNEHGYIVPGLGDAGDRIFGTK, from the coding sequence ATGTCAAATGTACACGTAATGGATCATCCGCTGATTCAGCACAAAATCGGGATTATCAGAAGAGAGGAAACAGGTTCAAAGGATTTCAGAATGATGATCGGTGAGATCGCAATGCTGATGTGCTATGAGGCAACCAGAGATCTGAAATTACAGGATGTCGAGATCCAGACACCGATCTGCAAGATGACAGCAAAAGAGCTTGCGGGAAAGAAGCTTGCTGTTGTTCCGATCCTGAGAGCAGGACTTGGAATGGTAGAAGGTATGCTTGCGATGATTCCGGCTGCAAAAGTAGGTCATATCGGTTTGTTCCGTGATCCGGAAACTCTTGAACCGGTAGAATACTACTGCAAACTTCCGGCTGACTGTGAAGAAAGAGAAGTATTTGTAGTAGATCCGATGCTTGCTACGGGAGGATCCTGTATCGCAGCGATCCAGATGCTGAAGAACAGAGGCGTAAAAAATATCCGTTTTATGTGTATTATTGCAGCACCGGAAGGAGTAAAGAAGCTTCAGGAAGCTCATCCGGATGTTGAAGTGTATATTGGAGCATTGGATGAAAAGTTAAATGAACATGGATATATTGTTCCGGGACTCGGAGATGCCGGAGACCGTATTTTCGGAACAAAATAG
- a CDS encoding adaptor protein MecA, translating into MKIEKINDNQIRCTLTRDDLAQRQLKLSELAYGSEKAKSLFREMMQQAASEFGFESDNLPLMIEAIPTAGDSIVLNITKVDDPDELDTRFSRFTPTPADEAADKHKSVLEHLKKLDGAEDFLDILRQMKEAVSQLPENPEALADTPVQEQAPASEAKEAAPAEPSVPPVRLFSFSRLDSVIHASHFLAEMYDGPNTLYKDEAENMYILTLAQGEHPSSDFNRICNMLSEYGSPEQGGGISLAFLEEHCDMILAKNAIQTLTSFK; encoded by the coding sequence ATGAAGATAGAAAAGATAAATGATAATCAGATCCGCTGCACACTTACCCGTGATGATCTCGCCCAGAGACAGTTAAAGCTCAGCGAGCTTGCTTACGGCTCCGAGAAGGCAAAATCTTTATTCCGCGAGATGATGCAGCAGGCCGCTTCTGAATTTGGATTCGAAAGCGACAATCTGCCACTGATGATCGAAGCAATCCCGACCGCCGGTGATTCTATCGTTCTGAATATAACCAAAGTTGATGATCCGGATGAACTGGATACCCGTTTTTCCAGATTCACACCTACTCCTGCGGACGAAGCTGCTGATAAGCACAAATCCGTGCTGGAACATCTGAAAAAGCTTGACGGAGCCGAAGATTTTCTCGACATTCTCCGCCAGATGAAAGAAGCTGTATCCCAGCTCCCGGAGAACCCGGAAGCACTTGCCGATACTCCGGTCCAGGAACAGGCTCCTGCTTCAGAAGCCAAAGAAGCAGCTCCTGCTGAACCTTCTGTTCCACCGGTCCGGCTTTTCTCTTTCTCAAGACTTGACAGTGTGATTCATGCCAGTCATTTTTTAGCTGAGATGTATGATGGTCCGAACACACTTTACAAGGATGAAGCAGAGAACATGTACATCCTGACACTTGCACAGGGAGAGCATCCGTCTTCTGATTTTAACCGTATCTGTAATATGCTCTCCGAGTATGGTTCACCGGAACAGGGTGGTGGTATATCACTTGCATTTCTGGAAGAACACTGTGATATGATCCTTGCCAAAAACGCAATACAGACTCTGACTTCATTTAAATAA
- the trhA gene encoding PAQR family membrane homeostasis protein TrhA produces the protein MMKKKHIKDPGSAITHFIGMLMAIFAAFPLLIKAAHEPSRIYLISLAIYAVSLIFLYAASTTYHTFDLSERVNTILKKIDHMMIFVLIAGSYTPICLLVLERRTGLIMLALVWGIAITGIIIKGFWVFCPKWVSSVLYISMGWICVLAFSQILNNLTRAEFGWLLAGGIIYTIGGVIYALKLPIFNSKHKNFGSHEIFHLFVMGGSACHFVVMYSLL, from the coding sequence ATGATGAAAAAGAAACATATTAAAGATCCAGGAAGTGCAATCACACATTTTATCGGCATGCTGATGGCAATTTTCGCCGCATTTCCACTTTTAATAAAAGCAGCCCACGAACCGAGCCGGATTTACCTGATCTCGCTTGCAATCTATGCAGTCAGCCTGATTTTTTTATACGCCGCAAGCACAACCTACCATACCTTTGATCTTTCCGAACGTGTCAACACGATCCTGAAAAAGATCGACCATATGATGATCTTCGTACTGATCGCCGGAAGCTACACACCAATCTGCCTGCTGGTACTGGAACGCAGAACCGGACTTATCATGCTCGCACTTGTATGGGGTATCGCAATCACCGGAATTATTATTAAAGGGTTCTGGGTATTCTGCCCGAAATGGGTATCCTCCGTCCTCTACATTAGTATGGGATGGATCTGTGTCCTCGCATTCAGTCAGATCCTCAACAATCTGACACGTGCAGAATTCGGATGGCTTCTCGCCGGCGGAATCATTTACACAATCGGTGGTGTAATCTATGCACTGAAGCTTCCGATTTTCAACAGTAAGCATAAGAATTTCGGCAGCCATGAAATCTTCCACCTCTTCGTGATGGGCGGAAGTGCCTGCCACTTTGTTGTAATGTATTCTTTATTGTAA